Genomic window (Terriglobus sp. TAA 43):
GACGACCTTCCCAGGTCACATGGCTACCAATGCCCGCGGGCACACCGTGTGCCACCACCTCAAACACCCCACCCACGGTATCGCCCGTGCGAAGAGCCTTATCCACCTCACCCTTCATCTGCTGCTCTACCTCAGGGTCAATGCAGTTCAGCAAGACTGTCTCACGGGCGGTGCTGGCAACAATCTCATCCCACTGATAGGGCCGTTTCAGTTCCACAGCGCCCACGCGGACGACGTGCGAAAGCACCTCAATCCCCAGCGACCGGAGGAACATCTTCGCAATGGCACCAGCGGCAACGCGCGCCGTGGATTCGCGGGCGGAGGCACGTTCCAGGATGTAGCGGGCATCGGCGAAGTTGTACTTCAACGCGCCTGCCAGGTCTGCATGACCGGGGCGAGGCGAAGCAACTGCCTTATGTCGTGAGGGATCGCCCTCTTCTACCGGGAGAATCTCTTCCCAGTTCTTCCAGTCGCGGTTGGCGATGGTCATAGCAATCGGCGAACCAATCGTCTTGCCATGACGAACGCCCGAGAGGATATGCGCTGTATCTGTCTCAATCCGCATGCGGCCGCCGCGGCCAAAGCCCTGCTGGCGCCGCCATAGTTCACGTGCAAGGAATGCGCTGTCCACCGGAACCCCGGCGGGGAGGCCGCTGAGCATGGCCACAAGAGCCTCTCCGTGGCTTTCACCGGCTGTAGAGAATTGAAGCATCTTCCACCCTGATCAAAACTTGATTGTAACAAGTGGCCACCGGGTGTTTCAGCGCGAATTGTGGGAGAGGGACTCTGGAAGCGATCGCAAATTTGTGTGAAGACGCGACAGTTCCTCCCCCGAAAGGTGGGGTCGGTTTGGCTCCGCAGTGGCATAGCGAACACTGCGGGTGAGGACTAGGCTGATTTCGGTAAACCTATGGAAACTCAGAATCAAGCTGATATCACGCCGCTGCTGAATGAAGAGATCCGTCGCTTCGAGACGGGCCGCGTTGCGTGGCTGCATTTCACTCCGGAGGTTGAGACGCGCTACCTGCGCGACACAGCCGCATCCCGGGCAAGCACGCTGCTGACCCATGGCCTGTTCGCGGGCATTGTGTACGACTTTTTTCTGCTTAGCGACTACTTCATGGCGCCCGACCATATCCTACGCGCCGTACTTGTACGCCTCCTGATCTTCACGCCCATCATGCTCCTGGCCGCGACGATCGTCCGCTACCAGCAGAATGTAGCTTTGCGTGAGATCAGCGTCGCTTTCGCCTGCCTTACAGGCGCCTTGGGCATCCTTTACCTGCACAACGAGATAAACACAACGGTCTCCATCGAGGCGCAGTTGGGATTGATCCTCATGTTGTTGGGTATGAATTGCCTGATCCGCCTTGAGCTTGTGTATGCGACTGTGACGACATTTCTGCTAGCTGTAGCGGATGTGCTGTGGCTGAAGAACGACGGCTTTCTCCCAGTAACCCACAAGTTGGTACTCGGCGGCATGATGGCCTGGTCTGTTCTTCTAACTCTCGCTGCCAACTACGCAATCGCGCGCGATCGCCGCTTTTCCTATCTGCTTCAACTTCACGGAAGGCTGCAGCGAGGCATGTTGGCCGATGCGAATGCAGAACTGGTGGCACTTTCGTCCACCGATCGCCTGACTGGACTGCCGAATCGTCTGGCCTACGATTCTCGACTTGGACATATATGGAAGATGACTCGTGAGAGCCGGACACCCCTGAGCGCGGTGATGGTGGATGTCGATCATTTCAAGCTGGTGAATGATACGTATGGTCACCCATATGGCGACCGCGTTCTGCAGCGTGTCGCCTCACTGTTGCAACAGGCCCTCCGCGAGGAGGACGATTTTGTGGCTCGGGTGGGAGGCGAGGAATTCGTCGTTCTGCTGCCTCACACCGACTCCGCTTCCGCAACCAAGGTGGCCGAACGTATCCGCACCCTGGTTCAGGTGGCCGGCTCGCCAGCGCTGCAGCGCGATACGACGCTACACCACGAAGTGTGGACCACCGTGAGTTGTGGCGTAGCCACCCTGTGGCCGTCGCATCCCGGCAGCGATCCCGCACAACTTATCGCCGACGCTGACGCTGCGATGTACCGGGCAAAACAGGAAGGAAGAAATCGTGTGTGCTGTGCGCCCACTTCACCATCATCATCACGTCTGACCATTTTCCCTGGAGGAGCGCAACGCGCTTAGTCTTCACATCCGCCCATGACAAAACGGTTAACCCTCACGGATGCTACGCTTAATGCCATGGCGATGACCCTTTCCCAACACGTGCGCCAGCGCCACACGCCGGAACTGGCGGCGCTGATCACCGCAATTGCCGATGGCGCGACCACCATTGAACGCAGAATTCGCACTGCGGGTCTGGACGATATTCTTGGCGCCGCTG
Coding sequences:
- the aroC gene encoding chorismate synthase, which gives rise to MLQFSTAGESHGEALVAMLSGLPAGVPVDSAFLARELWRRQQGFGRGGRMRIETDTAHILSGVRHGKTIGSPIAMTIANRDWKNWEEILPVEEGDPSRHKAVASPRPGHADLAGALKYNFADARYILERASARESTARVAAGAIAKMFLRSLGIEVLSHVVRVGAVELKRPYQWDEIVASTARETVLLNCIDPEVEQQMKGEVDKALRTGDTVGGVFEVVAHGVPAGIGSHVTWEGRLDGLLAQAVMSLQAVKAVEIGRGVTAAESMGSTVHDAIHYATEEEAAAAHTRFTRESNNAGGIEGGISNGQDVTVRGYLKPISTLRRPLASVNFDTREPVKAAYERSDVCVVPAAGVAAEAMVAIALAKLVLEKFGGDSLVETQRNLNGYLEQIRKF
- a CDS encoding diguanylate cyclase, which encodes METQNQADITPLLNEEIRRFETGRVAWLHFTPEVETRYLRDTAASRASTLLTHGLFAGIVYDFFLLSDYFMAPDHILRAVLVRLLIFTPIMLLAATIVRYQQNVALREISVAFACLTGALGILYLHNEINTTVSIEAQLGLILMLLGMNCLIRLELVYATVTTFLLAVADVLWLKNDGFLPVTHKLVLGGMMAWSVLLTLAANYAIARDRRFSYLLQLHGRLQRGMLADANAELVALSSTDRLTGLPNRLAYDSRLGHIWKMTRESRTPLSAVMVDVDHFKLVNDTYGHPYGDRVLQRVASLLQQALREEDDFVARVGGEEFVVLLPHTDSASATKVAERIRTLVQVAGSPALQRDTTLHHEVWTTVSCGVATLWPSHPGSDPAQLIADADAAMYRAKQEGRNRVCCAPTSPSSSRLTIFPGGAQRA